In one window of Pseudobdellovibrionaceae bacterium DNA:
- a CDS encoding acylphosphatase has product MTKNNYHILVTGRVQGVGFRFFTHKQAENLHIVGWVRNLSDGRVEVLATCSESVFSQFKMKIKEGPPRSVVESCEIKKVAGVDTHSDFQILESSNEPLMFSKEDL; this is encoded by the coding sequence ATGACCAAAAACAACTATCACATACTAGTTACCGGTCGCGTACAGGGTGTGGGATTTCGATTTTTCACGCACAAACAAGCCGAGAATTTGCACATCGTCGGTTGGGTGAGAAATCTCTCTGACGGGCGAGTGGAGGTATTGGCCACGTGTTCGGAATCGGTATTCTCACAGTTCAAAATGAAAATCAAAGAGGGACCACCTCGTTCTGTAGTAGAAAGCTGTGAGATCAAGAAAGTGGCAGGGGTGGATACGCATTCTGATTTCCAAATTTTGGAATCCTCTAATGAGCCGCTCATGTTTTCAAAAGAGGACCTCTGA
- a CDS encoding response regulator — protein sequence MSESCNLDGINVLIAEDSPETLLVLKKALETRGATVNSAEDGQLALVRGLTAQVDVMIMDIQLPRLSGLDVVTRLRKEGVNTPIIALTGHEEVEHRNKCLDAGCNEYFIKPVDTNHLCRRIKALAAVE from the coding sequence ATGAGTGAAAGTTGTAACCTTGACGGAATAAACGTTCTTATTGCGGAAGACTCGCCTGAAACCCTATTGGTTTTAAAAAAAGCATTGGAAACCCGGGGCGCCACGGTAAACTCTGCAGAAGATGGCCAATTAGCTCTGGTGCGAGGGCTGACGGCCCAAGTGGATGTAATGATTATGGACATTCAGTTGCCTCGCCTCAGTGGGCTCGATGTGGTCACTCGACTCCGAAAAGAAGGTGTAAACACACCAATCATTGCCCTCACCGGCCACGAAGAGGTGGAACATCGAAACAAATGCCTAGATGCCGGTTGCAACGAGTATTTCATAAAGCCCGTAGACACCAATCATCTCTGCCGCCGGATCAAGGCCCTTGCGGCGGTTGAGTAG